The proteins below come from a single Lodderomyces elongisporus chromosome 3, complete sequence genomic window:
- a CDS encoding uncharacterized protein (BUSCO:EOG09263G4R) yields the protein MNQNETKVNMGDSEAIKDENQNKVEQVANTDEASDEPYNIETKVASDDIRVDQHDESATVGEDYASVTKSFEPSINSGETMLLKTELESNTASSEQIATDVKMALDNDKNNEINTSPSKLELPVTEVSSEVAQEEAQEEAQEEAPKQAQEESSVLDEINPKDIDKVEVYHNSSKEVLTNDQNEDTEKMVSSNKGDTPLTKEITTELSDEEIDVGDVSSDSDNESPSSTNSSDEDDSDSSNDDDDDDDDDDDDDDDDDDDADADEVGTKKSGSLVVDDIDDEEGDIIDGPIKSVNEVEEKAPSLPEDYTVPENAPIEVIGKITGIVDRTVIVKAFTSGEFRILKEGSIFCFEDRKPIGPLFEIFGRVQQPVYSIKFNTDEEFERFKNSKGKNVYYVIPDSQFLYTDTIKHIKGTDASNCHDEELPEEEQEFSDDESELAAKQAKKKKRKGKDGNSQVGGNKRESHNQQHHFEKKQRVHSNHPAQHFGSNSTAYVPRSQQAPRNQLRGQTQSQYQSRSFTSNSLPQVPQVPQVPQVSQVPQIPQVPQVPPQYNFNPPTGHQDNRAQYSSPQQTQMYYTQAHQYNTPYGAPTQIPPYNQMSPNSSQFPQNQAQSHFHATGSVPYAVPTYPQSQQPQQFQQSQQQSSIQQPQQFFPSHASNTSGVDPNQLAYLQSLLMKQMQGNQQPYQYQNNSQQRPPQ from the coding sequence ATGAATCAGAACGAAACAAAAGTGAATATGGGCGACAGCGAGGCAataaaagatgaaaatcaGAATAAAGTGGAACAAGTAGCCAATACGGATGAAGCAAGTGATGAACCATACAACATTGAAACGAAAGTGGCATCCGATGACATTAGGGTGGATCAGCACGATGAGAGTGCCACTGTAGGTGAGGACTACGCTTCAGTAACCAAGAGTTTTGAGCCCTCAATAAATTCTGGGGAGACTATGCTTTTAAAAACAGAACTAGAAAGCAATACAGCATCTTCAGAACAGATTGCAACTGATGTCAAGATGGCGTTAGACAATGATAAAAACAATGAGATCAACACACTGCCGTCAAAATTGGAGTTACCAGTAACAGAAGTCTCGTCTGAAGTAGCACAAGAAGAGGCACAGGAAGAGGCACAGGAAGAGGCACCAAAACAAGCACAAGAAGAAAGCTCAGTGTTGGATGAAATTAATCCAAAGGATATTGACAAAGTGGAGGTTTATCATAATTCCAGCAAAGAAGTCTTGACCAATGACCAAAACGAGGATACTGAAAAAATGGTACTGAGCAACAAAGGAGATACACCCCttacaaaagaaattacTACAGAGCTATCAGATGAAGAAATCGATGTAGGAGATGTCTCAAGTGATAGTGATAACGAAAGCCCAAGTTCAACTAACTCTTCTGACGAAGACGATTCTGACTCCTCtaatgacgatgacgatgacgatgacgatgacgatgatgacgatgatgatgatgacgatgatgctgatgctgatgagGTGGGAACTAAAAAAAGTGGttctcttgttgttgatgatattgacgatgaagaaggtGATATCATTGATGGTCCAATAAAATCTGTCaatgaagttgaagagAAAGCGCCATCATTACCAGAGGATTATACCGTTCCTGAAAATGCACCCATAGAAGTTATCGGAAAAATTACAGGTATTGTTGATAGAACAGTGATTGTTAAAGCCTTCACGTCGGGAGAATTCAGAATATTAAAAGAAGgttcaattttttgttttgaggATCGAAAACCAATTGGTCCTTTATTTGAGATATTTGGACGTGTACAGCAACCAGTTTATAGTATTAAGTTCAACACGGATGAGGAATTTGAGAGGTTTAAAAATAGCAAAGGTAAAAACGTCTACTACGTGATTCCAGACTCCCAATTCTTATACACTGATACCATTAAACATATCAAGGGCACAGATGCTAGTAATTGTCACGATGAAGAGTTaccagaagaagaacaagaattTTCAGATGATGAGAGTGAGTTGGCGGCTAAACAAgccaaaaagaagaaaagaaagggcaAGGATGGCAATAGCCAGGTAGGTGGTAACAAAAGAGAGTCGCACAATCAGCAGCAccattttgaaaagaaacaacgaGTACACTCAAACCATCCAGCACAACATTTTGGTTCAAACTCTACAGCATATGTACCAAGATCACAGCAAGCTCCTCGCAATCAACTTCGAGGACAAACGCAATCACAATACCAATCTCGTAGCTTTACATCTAATCTGCTTCCGCAAGTCCCACAAGTCCCACAAGTCCCACAAGTTTCGCAAGTTCCCCAAATACCTCAAGTACCTCAAGTGCCACCGCAATACAATTTCAACCCCCCAACTGGCCATCAAGACAATAGAGCACAATATTCGAGCCCGCAACAAACTCAAATGTATTACACGCAAGCTCATCAGTATAATACACCTTATGGTGCACCAACTCAGATACCACCTTATAATCAAATGTCGCCAAATTCTAGCCAGTTTCCGCAAAACCAAGCACAATCGCACTTTCATGCTACTGGCTCTGTACCATATGCGGTACCCACTTATCCACAGtctcaacaacctcaacagtTTCAACAATCGCAACAGCAGTCATCAATTcagcaaccacaacaattttttccaaGTCATGCCTCAAACACTTCAGGTGTGGATCCAAATCAATTAGCGTACTTGCAAAGTTTATTAATGAAACAAATGCAAGGCAATCAACAACCGTACCAATATCAAAATAACTCACAACAGAGACCACCCCAAtaa
- the msh1 gene encoding MutS protein 1: MLAQVRTQVRRQTQASQASQASQASQASQASQASQASQASQASQASQVGTIQVPSLERWDRGGRKDTKNARDDQRATTFPALLASIKRTMDAYPQCVTLTQVGSFYELYFDQAEEYGPKLGLKVASKKTKNFDVPMAGFPVSQLRKYTEALIHEHEVNVAIVDQSDVTNKTAENIVHRKVSRIVSPGTLLDESFMNFEQNNFLAAISIPPNATKLPPDPDMVVGLTWIDISVGDTFVQQTTLGKLTADISRINPSEVILSKDFIDNPAEDFSSWYPPLQELRKFFLRYHKLDYEVTKVKFKGSPQMIRKAFEALDMREQAALNLALSYVGVNLPEKDIMLELPTRFYSESTLQMDPRTREALELTERVKSGKASVTGTLHSTMKKTCTSSGARLLLQWLKAPLTDIKEIEKRQNLVKVFFDDSQLRLNLRYQLQNLPDFLRVIQKLSLGTGDQLHCLRTIADGLVDLSKLKNFLKEECYRQPVIGSALEPFLDEIRIPLHVAESIIDATDFLMPSESWEDGFSGKEEVTVGGVSGATNVAETFTSLTVSNFSTKLSGASTTSTASTASTASTSSTVESETNSYTNEFLEKYRLNPSSLSSTLRIRHDYDQTLQSLNKDLKFLMDAERDLYAQICQKIASIDPRAKIAKKETLGRRSHVLIITTKDSAKEKIIKLLGNGVLESRAKTVIYRSKEWLDIQHNIKDKQESIAEAEESVIKALKMQVFDELHDVRSSAKAADYLDVTSSFAIIAEENEWTCPKIVNDTTLNIVGGRHVVVDTSLREARKMFVRNNSYLDEKERMWIISGPNMGGKSTFLRQNALIVILAQMGSFVPAEKATIGIVDKIFTRIGASDDLYNDLSTFMVEMVETSNILRNATARSLALVDEIGRGTSGKEGLAIAYAALVALLQSCKCRAFFATHFAGELKNLLDARGIEQDSISFYRTKVFKSSDSTGQNLPIIIDHTLEPGISERSYALEVARQAGFPDHVLKEAEVALAML; the protein is encoded by the exons ATGTT GGCACAAGTGCGAACGCAAGTAAGAAGACAAACACAAGCATCACAAGCATCACAAGCATCACAAGCATCGCAAGCATCGCAAGCATCGCAAGCATCGCAAGCATCGCAAGCGTCACAAGCGTCACAAGCGTCACAGGTAGGGACAATACAAGTACCTTCTCTAGAAAGATGGGACAGGGGTGGACGAAAGGATACGAAAAATGCTCGAGATGATCAGCGTGCAACAACTTTTCCGGCATTGCTTGCGTCAATCAAAAGGACTATGGATGCATATCCCCAATGTGTGACATTGACTCAAGTAGGGAGTTTCTATGAACTATACTTTGACCAAGCCGAAGAATATGGGCCCAAGCTCGGTCTCAAGGTTGCTctgaaaaagacaaaaaactttgacGTACCCATGGCCGGTTTTCCAGTATCCCAGCTAAGAAAATATACAGAGGCTCTAATACACGAACACGAAGTCAATGTTGCAATAGTTGACCAGTCTGATGTCACCAACAAGACAGCGGAAAACATAGTACACCGTAAAGTATCGCGAATAGTCTCACCAGGAACTTTGTTGGATGAAAGCTTTATGAATtttgaacaaaataatTTCTTGGCTGCCATATCGATCCCGCCCAACGCAACAAAACTTCCACCAGACCCTGATATGGTGGTTGGTTTGACATGGATTGATATCTCTGTTGGTGACACGTTTGTTCAGCAAACTACCTTGGGCAAGCTAACTGCTGATATCTCGAGAATCAACCCCAGTGAGGTAATTTTATCCAAAGATTTCATTGACAATCCAGCGGAAGATTTTAGTTCTTGGTACCCGCCTTTGCAAGAATTGCGgaagttttttttaaggTACCATAAACTCGATTACGAGGtaacaaaagtaaaatttAAAGGATCCCCTCAGATGATAAGAAAAGCATTTGAGGCGTTGGACATGAGAGAACAAGCAGCATTGAATCTCGCCCTTTCGTATGTTGGTGTGAATTTGCCTGAAAAGGATATAATGTTGGAATTACCAACGCGGTTTTATAGTGAGTCTACACTTCAGATGGACCCCAGGACCCGTGAAGCATTGGAATTGACAGAAAGAGTTAAAAGTGGGAAGGCGTCTGTTACGGGAACCTTGCATTCAACAATGAAGAAAACTTGCACTTCCTCGGGAGCACGGTTGTTGCTTCAATGGCTTAAAGCACCTTTGACAGATATTAAAGAGATTGAAAAGAGGCAAAACTTGGTTAAAGTGTTTTTTGACGATAGTCAGCTTCGGTTGAATTTACGGTACCAATTGCAGAACTTACCAGATTTTTTGCGTGTTATTCAAAAACTCTCATTGGGCACAGGAGACCAACTTCACTGTTTGAGAACTATTGCCGATGGATTAGTGGATTTAAGCAAGTTGAAAAACTTCTTGAAAGAAGAATGTTATAGACAACCTGTAATTGGGTCTGCTTTGGAACCATTTCTTGATGAAATTAGAATCCCGTTGCACGTGGCAGAGTCTATTATTGATGCTACTGACTTTTTGATGCCCTCCGAGCTGTGGGAGGATGGCTTTTCAGGCAAAGAAGAGGTAACAGTCGGAGGAGTAAGTGGTGCTACTAATGTAGCTGAAACTTTCACTAGTCTTACtgtttccaatttttctaCTAAGTTATCTGGCGCGTCTACTACGTCTACCGCGTCTACCGCGTCTACTGCGTCTACTTCGTCTACTGTTGAGAGCGAGACGAACTCTTATACTAACgaatttttggaaaagtacAGGCTTAATCCCAGCTCCTTGCTGTCGACTCTACGTATTCGTCATGACTATGATCAAACATTGCAATCCTTGAATAAAGACTTGAAATTTTTGATGGATGCTGAAAGAGATTTGTATGCTCAAATATGTCAAAAAATAGCCAGTATTGACCCAAGAGCAAAAATCGCCAAGAAAGAAACGTTAGGTAGAAGATCACACGTCTTGATTATTACTACGAAGGATTCtgcaaaggaaaaaatcaTAAAACTCCTTGGAAATGGAGTGCTTGAGTCAAGAGCAAAAACTGTGATTTATCGCTCAAAAGAATGGTTAGATATTCAACATAATATAAAGGATAAACAAGAGTCGATTGCTGAGGCTGAAGAATCTGTCATAAAAGCATTGAAGATGCAAGTTTTTGACGAGTTGCACGATGTTAGACTGCTGGCAAAAGCAGCAGATTATCTTGATGTCACTTCATCTTTTGCTATCATCGCTGAAGAGAACGAATGGACGTGTCCCAAGATAGTTAATGATACGACATTGAACATTGTTGGTGGTCGGCATGTTGTAGTGGATACCAGTTTAAGAGAGGCGCGCAAGATGTTTGTGCGAAACAACTCATACCTTGATGAAAAGGAACGGATGTGGATAATCTCTGGTCCTAATATGGGTGGAAAGAGCACGTTTTTGAGACAGAATGCACttattgttattttggCACAAATGGGATCATTTGTACCGGCGGAGAAAGCTACTATTGGTATAGTGGACAAGATATTTACACGAATTGGTGCCTCCGATGATCTCTACAATGATTTGAGTACTTTCATGGTGGAGATGGTGGAAACTAGTAATATATTAAGAAACGCCACCGCCAGGTCATTGGCGCTTGTAGATGAAATTGGCAGAGGCACCAGTGGGAAAGAAGGCTTGGCTATTGCATATGCAGCCTTGGTAGCACTTCTTCAAAGCTGTAAATGCAGAGCCTTCTTTGCAACTCATTTTGCCGGAGAGCTTAAAAACCTTCTTGATGCACGGGGCATTGAACAGGATAGTATTCTGTTTTATCGTACAAAAGTGTTTAAATCTTCAGACAGCACGGGTCAAAATTTACCAATAATCATAGATCATACCTTAGAACCTGGAATCAGTGAGAGGTCATATGCATTAGAGGTGGCACGACAAGCAGGTTTTCCAGACCATGTCCTCAAGGAAGCAGAAGTTGCATTGGCAATGTTGTGa